A window of the Oncorhynchus kisutch isolate 150728-3 unplaced genomic scaffold, Okis_V2 Okis02a-Okis13b_hom, whole genome shotgun sequence genome harbors these coding sequences:
- the LOC109876449 gene encoding solute carrier family 40 member 1: MSLRADAAQCGGVVVELESDDIREARARKARSTTGSALIYLRGPKFLIYVSGALSMWGDRMWHFAISVFLIELYGRNLLLTAIFGLVVAGSVLLLGALIGDWVDRNPRNKVAHASLLVQNISVTVCSIVLMLVFLYKQWIESIWDGWLTVVCYTVVIVLADVANLASTALTIAIQRDWIVVITGYNRGHLAGMNATMRRIDQVTNILAPLAVGQVMTLASNVIGCGFILGWNLVSLIVEFIFLSRVYRIVPALSVKPPAPEDDQASLERPAERTEGLVVTSAPGLSDDDMSLNLNEITNLPLCFGRFRWLLSTCKDGWRAYYRQDVFLAGMGLAFLYTTVLGFDCITTGYAYTQGISGSLLSLLMGVSAITGLMGTIMFTKLRKAYGLVNTGIISSCLHLCCLLLCVCSVFAPGSPMDLRLLRPFLDANANSTLSAAGGMVEGQKQKHTYPMRGGINQPLLPDRSSIHWTNNTVLFENMPSGMEPDSYISIILLFLGVITARIGLWSFDLTVTQLLQENICESERGVVNGVQSSMNYLMDLLHFIMVISAPQPQHFGILVIISVLFITTGHTMYFLYARKAKRKPAGCLDT, translated from the exons GGTGACCGTATGTGGCACTTTGCCATTTCGGTGTTCCTGATCGAGCTGTATGGACGTAACCTGCTGCTGACCGCAATATTCGGCTTGGTGGTGGCGGGGTCAGTGCTGCTGTTAGGGGCGTTGATTGGGGACTGGGTTGACCGCAACCCCAGGAACAAAG TGGCGCATGCATCCTTGTTGGTTCAGAACATTTCAGTGACGGTGTGTAGCATTGTGCTGATGTTGGTCTTCTTATATAAACAGTGGATTGAGAGCATTTGGGATGGCTGGTTAACT GTGGTTTGTTATACGGTGGTGATCGTCCTGGCAGATGTGGCTAACCTAGCAAGCACAGCGCTGACCATCGCCATCCAGAGGGACTGGATTGTGGTTATCACTGGATACAACCGGGGGCACCTCGCTG GGATGAATGCTACCATGCGGCGCATCGATCAGGTGACCAACATCCTGGCACCGCTGGCGGTGGGACAGGTCATGACCCTGGCCTCCAACGTGATCGGCTGCGGTTTCATCCTGGGCTGGAACCTGGTGTCCCTCATCGTGGAGTTTATCTTCCTGTCACGGGTCTACCGCATTGTCCCGGCGCTGTCCGTCAAACCACCTGCGCCCGAGGATGACCAGGCCTCCCTGGAGAGACCAGCAGAGAGGACGGAGGGACTG GTGGTGACATCAGCCCCGGGCCTCAGTGATGACGACATGAGCCTGAACCTCAATGAGATCACCAACCTGCCTCTGTGTTTTGGACGCTTCCGCTGGCTGCTGAGCACCTGTAAGGACGGCTGGAGGGCCTACTACCGCCAGGATGTCTTCCTGGCTGGGATGGGCCTGGCCTTCCTCTACACAACTGTCCTGGGCTTCGACTGCATCACCACGGGCTACGCCTACACCCAGGGCATCAGTGGCTCCCTGCTCAGTCTGCTGATGGGGGTCTCGGCTATAACAGGCCTCATGGGCACCATCATGTTCACCAAGCTGAGGAAGGCCTACGGTTTAGTCAACACAGGCATCATCTCCAGCTGTCTCCATCTTTGCTgtctgctgctgtgtgtgtgttctgtgttcgcCCCCGGCAGCCCCATGGACCTCCGCCTGCTCAGGCCCTTCCTGGACGCCAACGCCAACTCAACGTTGTCGGCGGCCGGGGGGATGGTGGAGGGCCAGAAGCAGAAACACACCTACCCGATGCGGGGTGGCATTAATCAGCCGCTGCTGCCCGACCGCTCGTCCATCCACTGGACCAACAACACGGTGCTGTTTGAGAATATGCCATCAGGCATGGAGCCAGACTCCTACATCTCTATAATCCTGCTGTTCTTGGGGGTCATCACAGCACGCATCG GTCTGTGGTCCTTTGACCTGACCGTGACCCAGCTGCTTCAGGAGAACATCTGTGAGTCAGAACGTGGTGTGGTCAACGGGGTCCAGAGCTCCATGAACTACTTGATGGACCTTCTCCACTTCATCATGGTCATCTCTGCTCCACAGCCCCAGCACTTTGGCATCCTGGTCATCATCTCTGTACTGTTCATCACCACAGGACACACAATGTACTTCCTATACGCACGCAAAGCCAAGAGGAAACCTGCTGGATGCCTGGACACGTAG